The Sulfitobacter sp. SK011 genome has a window encoding:
- the rph gene encoding ribonuclease PH, translating into MRPSGRKLDEMRAVSVDVGFTKHAEGSALIKVGDTHVLCTATVEDRVPPFIKGSGLGWVTAEYGMLPRATNTRMRREAASGKQGGRTVEIQRLIGRSLRAGVDRVALGERQITVDCDVLQADGGTRCAAITGGWIALRLAVNKLMKAGDVISDPLIDPVAATSCGIYAGQPVLDLDYPEDSEAGVDGNFIMTGTGQLIEVQMSAEGSTYSRGQMNELMDLAEKGVAELVAIQKSVTS; encoded by the coding sequence ATGCGTCCATCTGGCCGGAAACTCGATGAAATGCGCGCTGTCAGTGTTGACGTGGGCTTTACCAAACATGCCGAAGGGTCGGCATTGATCAAAGTGGGCGACACGCATGTTTTGTGCACCGCCACAGTTGAGGACCGCGTGCCGCCTTTCATCAAAGGATCAGGACTGGGATGGGTCACTGCGGAATACGGTATGTTGCCGCGTGCCACCAACACCCGCATGCGCCGCGAGGCGGCATCGGGGAAACAGGGCGGCCGGACTGTTGAAATTCAGCGCCTCATTGGTCGGTCCCTGCGCGCAGGCGTTGACCGGGTCGCATTGGGCGAACGTCAGATCACCGTCGATTGCGATGTGTTGCAAGCTGATGGCGGCACCCGTTGCGCGGCCATCACCGGCGGCTGGATCGCCCTGCGTCTGGCGGTGAACAAGCTGATGAAAGCTGGCGATGTGATCAGTGATCCGCTTATTGATCCAGTCGCGGCCACAAGTTGCGGGATTTATGCAGGCCAGCCCGTGCTTGACCTGGACTATCCGGAAGATTCTGAGGCGGGCGTTGACGGCAACTTTATCATGACCGGCACCGGACAACTCATCGAAGTTCAAATGAGCGCAGAGGGATCAACCTATTCCCGCGGTCAGATGAACGAACTGATGGATTTGGCAGAAAAAGGTGTGGCGGAACTGGTGGCAATACAAAAGTCAGTCACATCATGA
- the hrcA gene encoding heat-inducible transcriptional repressor HrcA — translation MTETSDMLNDMNDRSREVFRRVVEGYLANGDPVGSRTLTRDFSEKVSAATIRNVMQDLEYMGLLGSPHVSAGRIPTQMGLRMFVDGMIEIGDPSETDREKIDATMGSNATDVGGLLDRIGSALSGVTHGASLVLTPKHEAPIKHIEFVSLSHERALVVLVFSDGHVENRLFTPPPGQTPSSMREAANFLNALVEGKTITELQRTIGNEIAQRRQEIDILAQQLVESGLALWQGEDEATERLIVRGRSNLLSEDGEGEDLARIRNLFDDLERKRDIAEFLDLAEGGEGVRIFIGSENKLFSLSGSSLVVSPYMNADRKVIGAVGVIGPTRLNYGRIVPIVNYTAQLVGKLISDRS, via the coding sequence ATGACAGAGACCTCAGATATGCTGAACGACATGAATGACAGATCCCGCGAAGTATTTCGCCGGGTGGTCGAAGGTTACCTGGCCAACGGTGATCCTGTGGGGTCCCGCACGCTGACGCGTGATTTCAGCGAAAAGGTCAGCGCTGCGACAATTCGGAATGTGATGCAGGACCTCGAATATATGGGTCTGCTTGGGTCGCCCCATGTCAGTGCAGGGCGTATTCCCACACAGATGGGTCTGCGGATGTTTGTCGATGGAATGATTGAAATCGGTGATCCTTCCGAAACGGACCGCGAAAAAATAGACGCGACGATGGGCAGCAATGCCACTGATGTTGGGGGCTTGTTAGATCGGATCGGTTCCGCGCTGTCAGGTGTCACGCATGGTGCATCTCTTGTTCTGACGCCCAAACATGAAGCGCCAATCAAGCACATCGAATTTGTGTCGCTTTCTCATGAACGTGCGTTGGTCGTTCTGGTGTTTTCCGACGGTCATGTTGAAAACCGTCTGTTCACACCTCCGCCTGGGCAAACACCAAGCTCGATGAGAGAGGCGGCAAATTTTCTCAATGCGCTGGTAGAGGGAAAAACAATCACTGAACTGCAACGGACCATAGGCAATGAAATTGCACAAAGACGTCAAGAGATAGACATCTTGGCGCAACAACTGGTCGAAAGTGGTCTTGCGTTGTGGCAGGGCGAAGACGAGGCGACTGAGCGGCTGATTGTGCGGGGTCGATCGAACCTGTTGAGCGAAGATGGCGAAGGGGAGGATCTGGCGCGGATTCGGAACCTCTTTGACGACCTCGAACGCAAACGCGATATCGCAGAATTCCTTGATTTGGCCGAAGGCGGTGAAGGTGTACGCATTTTTATCGGTTCAGAGAACAAACTTTTCTCACTTTCGGGTTCCTCTTTGGTGGTTTCCCCTTATATGAACGCTGATCGAAAGGTGATTGGTGCCGTCGGAGTGATTGGTCCCACACGCCTAAACTATGGACGTATCGTGCCGATTGTGAATTACACGGCGCAACTGGTTGGAAAACTGATTTCCGACCGGAGTTAG
- a CDS encoding nucleotide exchange factor GrpE codes for MAEPKENEFLDDIDEAEADEYADEMAEIDDEALELDQLRAERDQLKDRFMRALADAENARKRSDKDRREAENYGGSKLARDMLPVYDNMKRALEVATEDQRAVSGPLLEGVELTMRELLNVFKKHGIDLIEPKVGDRFDPQSHQAMFEAPVPGTRAGDIIQVAAEGFMLHDRLLRPAQVGVSSTPASAPGPEYPAS; via the coding sequence ATGGCAGAGCCGAAAGAGAACGAATTTCTGGATGATATTGATGAGGCCGAGGCGGATGAATACGCCGATGAAATGGCTGAAATTGATGATGAAGCGTTAGAATTGGATCAGCTTCGCGCAGAGCGTGATCAGCTGAAAGATCGGTTTATGCGCGCGCTTGCAGATGCAGAGAACGCGCGCAAGCGATCTGACAAAGATCGGCGCGAGGCCGAGAATTACGGCGGTTCAAAGCTGGCGCGTGATATGTTGCCTGTCTACGACAACATGAAGCGTGCTCTTGAAGTGGCGACCGAAGATCAACGCGCTGTTTCCGGCCCGCTGCTGGAAGGCGTAGAGCTGACCATGCGGGAATTGCTCAACGTATTCAAAAAACACGGAATCGACCTGATCGAACCAAAAGTCGGTGACCGGTTCGATCCCCAGAGTCATCAGGCAATGTTTGAGGCACCTGTTCCCGGGACGCGGGCAGGAGACATCATTCAGGTTGCGGCTGAAGGTTTCATGTTGCATGACCGCCTGCTGCGCCCGGCACAGGTTGGCGTATCATCAACGCCAGCAAGCGCTCCTGGGCCTGAATATCCTGCATCCTGA
- the mutS gene encoding DNA mismatch repair protein MutS, producing MMAQYLDLKAGYNDALLFYRMGDFYEMFFDDAVAAAEALDIALTKRGRHNGQDIPMCGVPVHAAEGYLLTLIRKGFRVAVCEQMESPAEAKKRGHKSVVNRDVVRLVTPGTLTEESLLEARRHNYLATFAEVRDAAALAWVDISTGAFHVMPLTPLRLGPELARLSPSELVVSEAKEADLRNLVSEFGIAMTALAASAFDSTSAEKRICDLFGIAALDAFGTFTRAEVSAMGALIEYLQITQKGKLPLLSPPHKESEARTVQIDAATRRNLELTHSLTGGRAGSLLAIMDRTCTAAGARLLERRISSPSRLLETILDRLDAVTFCFTDARATQDIRTILRSVPDLDRALSRLSLDRAGPRDLASMRNGLIEAAKLATQLNQRNLPALIKTAAAGLVGHDDLIDLLEDALVAEPPLLTRDGGFIAPGYEAELDEARKLRDEGRSVIAQMQQQFVSDTGIASLKIKHNNVLGYFIETTAVHAEKMLSPPLSETFIHRQTTANQVRFTTVALSEMETKILNAGNHALEIEKRLYEGLKAEILARAAEIGVTSTGLAEIDLAAALADLAQAENWVRPKVDNSRAFAIQGGRHPVVERALAQQSGEPFIANDCDLSAEAEAANIWLLTGPNMAGKSTFLRQNALIALMAQMGSYVPATSAHIGLISQLFSRVGASDDLARGRSTFMVEMVETAAILNQADDRALVILDEIGRGTATYDGLSIAWATLEHLHDVNRARALFATHYHEMTALSGKLDGVDNATVAVKEWDGEVIFLHEVRKGAADRSYGVQVAQLAGLPEAVIARARVVLEALEKGEREGGAKQKTLIDDLPLFSVNPTPAPTPSKPSLVEEQLKDILPDELTPREALDLLYKLKEAARS from the coding sequence ATGATGGCGCAATATCTCGACCTTAAGGCCGGATATAACGACGCATTGCTGTTCTACCGCATGGGTGATTTTTACGAGATGTTCTTTGATGATGCAGTTGCCGCAGCAGAAGCATTGGATATCGCCCTGACGAAACGAGGCCGGCACAATGGCCAGGACATCCCGATGTGCGGCGTCCCGGTTCACGCAGCCGAAGGGTATTTGCTGACGTTGATCCGCAAAGGGTTTCGCGTGGCCGTCTGCGAACAGATGGAAAGCCCAGCAGAAGCCAAAAAGCGCGGTCATAAATCAGTGGTCAATCGCGATGTTGTGCGGTTGGTGACGCCCGGCACCTTAACAGAAGAATCGCTGCTAGAGGCGCGCCGACACAACTATCTGGCCACCTTTGCCGAAGTGCGCGATGCCGCCGCCTTGGCTTGGGTTGATATTTCTACAGGCGCGTTTCATGTCATGCCGCTGACACCTTTGCGACTTGGTCCCGAGCTTGCGCGGCTGTCTCCGTCAGAGCTGGTTGTATCGGAGGCCAAAGAGGCTGATTTACGCAATTTAGTCTCTGAATTCGGGATTGCTATGACCGCCCTTGCCGCATCGGCATTTGACAGCACCAGTGCCGAAAAACGCATCTGTGATCTGTTTGGCATCGCGGCGCTGGACGCCTTTGGAACCTTCACCCGGGCCGAGGTTTCAGCAATGGGTGCTTTGATCGAGTACCTTCAAATTACTCAAAAAGGCAAATTGCCCCTTCTGAGCCCTCCGCACAAAGAAAGCGAAGCACGGACCGTGCAAATCGACGCGGCCACAAGGCGCAATCTCGAACTGACCCATAGCCTTACTGGGGGGCGCGCCGGGTCGCTGCTTGCGATCATGGATCGAACCTGTACGGCTGCTGGTGCGCGCCTGCTTGAACGCCGGATTTCCAGCCCTTCACGGCTGTTAGAGACGATACTGGACCGCCTTGATGCTGTGACATTCTGTTTCACAGATGCGCGTGCGACACAAGATATCCGCACCATCCTGCGCAGTGTGCCCGATCTGGATCGGGCGTTATCGCGGCTGTCTCTTGATCGCGCCGGGCCGCGTGACCTTGCATCAATGCGCAACGGGTTGATCGAGGCCGCCAAATTGGCAACGCAGCTCAATCAGCGGAACCTTCCCGCACTTATCAAAACTGCAGCGGCAGGGTTGGTTGGCCATGACGATCTGATTGACCTCTTGGAGGACGCACTTGTTGCAGAACCACCCCTGCTCACACGCGACGGCGGCTTTATCGCACCCGGTTATGAGGCCGAGCTGGATGAAGCCCGCAAACTGCGGGATGAGGGCCGCAGTGTGATCGCACAAATGCAGCAGCAATTCGTCTCTGACACAGGTATCGCCTCACTTAAGATCAAGCACAACAACGTCCTTGGGTACTTTATCGAAACAACCGCCGTCCACGCGGAAAAAATGCTGTCGCCCCCCCTCTCCGAAACCTTCATCCATCGGCAAACCACCGCAAACCAGGTGCGTTTTACCACGGTGGCCTTGTCCGAGATGGAGACAAAGATACTGAATGCGGGAAATCATGCGCTTGAAATCGAAAAGCGGCTCTATGAAGGTCTAAAAGCAGAAATATTGGCGCGGGCGGCCGAAATTGGTGTGACATCAACCGGGCTTGCCGAGATTGATTTGGCAGCCGCTCTGGCGGACCTTGCGCAGGCGGAAAACTGGGTACGTCCAAAGGTCGACAACAGCCGCGCATTTGCCATTCAGGGCGGTCGGCACCCGGTTGTTGAACGCGCATTGGCACAACAATCGGGCGAACCTTTCATTGCCAACGACTGTGATCTCAGCGCAGAGGCGGAAGCCGCGAACATCTGGTTGCTGACCGGGCCGAACATGGCGGGTAAATCAACTTTTCTGAGGCAGAATGCGCTGATCGCCCTCATGGCACAGATGGGCAGCTATGTTCCCGCCACCTCCGCCCACATCGGGTTGATCAGCCAGCTGTTCAGCCGGGTTGGCGCATCGGATGATCTGGCGCGGGGCCGTTCGACATTTATGGTCGAAATGGTAGAAACAGCCGCGATTTTGAACCAGGCAGATGATCGGGCATTGGTCATTCTCGATGAAATCGGCCGCGGCACCGCCACATATGATGGCCTGTCGATCGCATGGGCCACGCTGGAACATTTGCATGACGTGAACCGGGCGCGCGCCCTCTTTGCAACACACTATCATGAAATGACTGCCTTATCAGGCAAGCTTGATGGCGTTGATAACGCCACGGTCGCGGTAAAGGAGTGGGACGGCGAGGTGATCTTTCTTCACGAGGTCCGAAAGGGCGCCGCAGATAGATCATATGGCGTGCAGGTCGCACAGCTTGCCGGGTTGCCCGAAGCGGTGATTGCCCGCGCCCGCGTGGTACTTGAAGCGCTGGAAAAAGGCGAGCGCGAGGGGGGTGCGAAACAAAAAACCCTGATCGACGACCTGCCCTTGTTTTCCGTCAACCCAACGCCTGCACCAACGCCCAGCAAGCCATCTTTGGTCGAAGAACAGCTCAAAGATATTCTTCCCGACGAACTTACCCCGCGCGAAGCGCTGGACTTGCTTTACAAATTGAAAGAGGCGGCCAGATCCTGA
- a CDS encoding glycosyltransferase family 61 protein: MRNKIELRSPPDTLFLNPWRDPGFRLLLEPEFIWRSMPKAVIEGFSASAFKEINQKISVFLTATKRDKKFSRAIEYNAVPVVLEHASFRKSYIMAHDRLLLIGASGTRLLNQYRRENEESDPDVDARLDAFFSGCRSDNKDREIPIYSGLLEPDIAFAIECRNTFNYYHFITESLPQLTLLDTLGFQGNIYFHFPNQEDKQRPFAEAFVMALFPEFEGRVFFERSPKDYEKVLTAFDLVGSHPMRPLEDVAGIEKHAPAGLADQVGLTDITLQPVLSMNSVSSALLTLRARALQAIEGHDFGHLPRRFYVGRDTRQSRSRHMEGEDMLYDHLRLFGFEYVVFESLTPLEQIALMANAEMMVSYHGAGFTNMLFANPDAFVIEIGTLQTAQFRWTDFWPLANAAQCRYVSFFADFKGDKPLSEPRFSIDGIVPVMLSKTGTAQVMAFVVTVLGHYPTLKTATSLEEVGRRVLAVGAGEHAVRLLEQHPQLVRDNAKLFLLQADCHKQLDEPKSELIALDRAFKADPSRWQTLVRIVWCANRCDRPQVIRWALAQLKADFPQRHDAFLGNHSWVRYIA; the protein is encoded by the coding sequence GTGCGCAACAAAATTGAACTAAGGTCTCCGCCTGATACCCTGTTTCTGAACCCATGGCGTGACCCCGGGTTTCGGTTGCTGCTGGAGCCTGAATTCATTTGGCGTTCGATGCCAAAGGCGGTGATCGAAGGGTTTTCTGCCAGCGCTTTTAAAGAGATTAACCAAAAGATATCGGTATTTCTCACGGCAACCAAGCGTGACAAAAAATTCTCTCGCGCGATTGAGTACAATGCTGTTCCAGTGGTGCTTGAGCATGCAAGTTTTCGCAAATCCTACATCATGGCGCATGACCGATTGTTGTTGATCGGGGCATCCGGGACGCGTTTGCTAAACCAGTATCGGCGGGAAAACGAGGAGTCTGATCCTGACGTGGATGCGCGGCTTGACGCCTTTTTTTCCGGGTGTCGGAGTGACAACAAAGATCGTGAAATTCCGATCTATTCAGGCTTATTAGAGCCTGATATCGCCTTTGCCATCGAATGTCGCAATACGTTCAACTATTATCACTTTATCACCGAATCCCTGCCGCAACTCACATTGCTTGATACGCTTGGATTTCAGGGAAACATCTATTTCCACTTCCCAAACCAGGAAGACAAGCAACGCCCCTTTGCCGAGGCTTTTGTGATGGCGCTTTTTCCTGAGTTCGAGGGCCGGGTTTTTTTTGAACGGTCCCCGAAAGACTATGAAAAAGTGCTTACAGCTTTCGATCTTGTTGGGTCACATCCAATGCGGCCATTGGAAGATGTTGCTGGCATTGAAAAGCACGCACCCGCCGGATTGGCAGACCAAGTGGGGCTGACAGATATAACGCTTCAGCCGGTCCTTTCGATGAATTCAGTAAGTTCAGCATTGCTGACACTGCGTGCCCGGGCGTTGCAGGCAATCGAAGGTCATGATTTTGGCCATCTTCCCCGTCGGTTCTATGTTGGCCGTGACACACGGCAAAGCAGATCACGGCACATGGAAGGGGAGGATATGCTGTATGATCACCTCAGGCTGTTTGGTTTTGAGTACGTTGTTTTTGAAAGCCTGACCCCGCTTGAGCAGATCGCGTTGATGGCGAACGCCGAGATGATGGTTTCCTATCACGGCGCGGGATTTACCAATATGCTGTTTGCCAATCCGGATGCCTTTGTGATTGAGATCGGAACGTTGCAGACCGCGCAGTTCCGATGGACCGACTTTTGGCCGTTGGCGAACGCGGCACAGTGCCGGTACGTCAGTTTCTTTGCTGATTTCAAAGGCGACAAACCTCTTTCAGAACCTCGCTTTTCAATAGACGGCATTGTGCCTGTCATGCTTTCCAAAACAGGAACGGCACAGGTTATGGCCTTTGTAGTGACTGTTCTGGGGCATTATCCCACGTTGAAAACCGCAACGAGCCTGGAAGAAGTCGGGCGCAGGGTTTTGGCTGTTGGTGCCGGTGAACACGCTGTCAGACTTCTGGAACAACACCCCCAACTGGTCAGGGACAATGCCAAGCTATTTTTGCTTCAAGCCGATTGCCACAAGCAACTGGATGAACCAAAATCAGAACTGATCGCGCTTGACCGGGCTTTCAAAGCGGACCCTTCACGTTGGCAGACATTGGTTCGTATCGTTTGGTGCGCCAACAGGTGCGACCGACCTCAAGTCATCCGTTGGGCGCTTGCGCAGCTCAAGGCAGATTTCCCACAACGCCATGATGCGTTTCTGGGAAACCATAGTTGGGTTCGTTACATCGCCTGA
- a CDS encoding NADP-dependent malic enzyme: MSKTRITDAEALAFHLEPTPGKFEITATVPMTTQRDLSLAYSPGVAVPCEAIAENPETAYDYTNKGNLVAVISNGTAVLGLGNLGALASKPVMEGKAVLFKRFADVNSIDIELDTEDTDAFINAVKLMGPTFGGINLEDIKAPECFIIEQRLKEEMNIPVFHDDQHGTAVICAAGLLNALHISGKKIEDVRIVLNGAGAAGIACLELLKAMGARHDNCIMCDTKGVIYQGRTEGMNQWKSAHAATTDLRTLEEAMDGADVFLGVSVKGAVTQDMVASMADNPVIFAMANPDPEITPEEAHAVRMDAIVATGRSDYPNQVNNVLGFPYLFRGALDINARAINDEMKIACAHALAKLAREDVPDEVALAYGKTLSFGRDYIIPTPFDPRLIHRIPPAVARAGMDTGAARRPIIDMDAYELSLKSRMDPTANILRGINARARNNQARMIFAEGDDPRVLRAAVLYQRSGLGKALVVGRQEDVKAKLLASGMEDAVRELEVVNAANSHHLDSYKEYLYGRLQRRGFDAKDIHRLAARDRHVFGALMLEHGHGDGLVTGATRKSAHVLERLNHVFEANPEHGAAGFTALLHKGRIVFIADTLVHEWPDENDLANIAVSGARVARHLGLEPRVAFVSFSTFGYPVSERAEKMHKAPMILDQRGVDFEYEGEMTVDVALNAESQKNYPFSRLTGPANILVVPARHSASISVKLMQEMAGATVIGPILTGLDKSIQICSSTSTANDILNMAILAACKVGE, from the coding sequence TTGTCCAAGACCCGTATTACCGACGCCGAAGCGCTTGCTTTCCATTTGGAACCCACGCCCGGCAAGTTTGAGATTACCGCAACAGTGCCGATGACCACGCAGCGGGATTTGTCGTTGGCGTATTCGCCTGGCGTCGCTGTGCCCTGCGAGGCGATCGCAGAAAATCCGGAGACGGCTTACGACTACACCAACAAGGGTAACCTTGTTGCGGTTATTTCCAATGGGACGGCGGTTCTTGGGTTGGGCAACCTTGGGGCCCTGGCGTCCAAGCCGGTGATGGAAGGCAAGGCGGTTCTGTTCAAACGATTTGCCGATGTGAATTCCATCGATATTGAGCTGGACACTGAAGACACGGATGCGTTCATCAATGCAGTCAAGTTGATGGGGCCGACCTTTGGCGGGATCAATCTGGAAGACATCAAGGCACCGGAATGTTTCATCATTGAACAGCGCCTCAAGGAAGAAATGAACATCCCAGTCTTTCATGATGACCAACACGGAACGGCCGTCATCTGTGCGGCGGGACTTTTGAATGCGTTGCACATTTCCGGCAAGAAAATCGAGGACGTGCGTATTGTCTTGAACGGTGCAGGTGCGGCCGGAATTGCGTGTCTTGAATTGCTTAAAGCGATGGGTGCACGGCATGACAACTGTATCATGTGTGATACCAAGGGCGTCATTTACCAGGGCCGTACCGAAGGTATGAATCAGTGGAAATCGGCGCATGCCGCCACGACCGACCTGCGGACATTGGAAGAAGCGATGGATGGGGCAGATGTGTTTCTGGGTGTCAGCGTCAAGGGCGCGGTCACACAGGATATGGTCGCCAGCATGGCGGATAACCCGGTCATTTTCGCAATGGCGAACCCCGACCCAGAGATCACACCGGAAGAAGCGCACGCGGTTCGGATGGACGCGATTGTTGCCACCGGACGCAGTGATTACCCCAATCAGGTCAATAATGTTTTGGGCTTTCCTTATCTTTTTCGCGGTGCGCTCGACATCAACGCCCGTGCGATCAATGACGAAATGAAGATCGCTTGCGCCCATGCGCTGGCCAAACTTGCACGGGAAGACGTTCCAGATGAAGTTGCTTTGGCCTATGGCAAAACCCTGAGCTTTGGGCGTGACTATATCATTCCCACGCCGTTTGATCCGCGTCTGATCCATCGCATCCCGCCTGCCGTTGCGCGCGCGGGAATGGATACCGGTGCCGCACGGCGTCCGATTATCGACATGGACGCCTATGAGCTAAGCCTGAAATCGCGGATGGATCCCACGGCCAATATCCTGCGTGGCATCAACGCGCGTGCGCGCAACAACCAAGCGCGGATGATTTTTGCCGAAGGCGACGATCCACGCGTCTTGCGGGCGGCTGTTTTGTATCAGCGATCCGGGTTGGGCAAGGCATTGGTTGTCGGTCGACAGGAAGACGTAAAGGCCAAGCTGCTGGCAAGCGGCATGGAGGATGCGGTGCGCGAGCTTGAAGTGGTCAATGCTGCAAATTCGCACCATTTGGACAGCTACAAGGAATATCTTTACGGGCGTTTGCAGCGGCGTGGCTTTGACGCCAAAGATATTCACCGCCTCGCGGCGCGGGATCGCCACGTTTTTGGGGCCCTGATGTTGGAGCACGGTCATGGTGATGGTCTGGTTACGGGTGCCACGCGGAAATCTGCGCATGTTCTTGAGCGGCTGAACCATGTGTTTGAGGCAAACCCCGAACATGGGGCCGCAGGTTTCACCGCATTGCTGCACAAGGGACGGATTGTCTTTATCGCGGATACTTTGGTGCATGAATGGCCTGATGAAAATGATCTGGCCAATATCGCTGTCAGCGGTGCGCGTGTCGCCCGACACCTTGGGCTTGAGCCACGTGTCGCCTTTGTCAGCTTTTCTACGTTTGGATATCCTGTCTCGGAACGTGCTGAGAAAATGCACAAAGCGCCCATGATCCTTGATCAGCGCGGTGTGGATTTCGAATACGAAGGTGAGATGACAGTCGACGTCGCGCTGAACGCTGAATCGCAGAAGAACTATCCGTTTTCGCGGCTTACAGGGCCAGCAAATATTCTTGTCGTCCCGGCAAGGCATTCTGCAAGTATCTCGGTGAAATTGATGCAGGAAATGGCCGGCGCTACGGTGATTGGACCGATCCTGACGGGGTTGGATAAATCCATTCAAATCTGTTCATCGACCTCGACGGCAAATGACATTCTGAATATGGCAATTCTAGCGGCTTGTAAGGTTGGGGAATGA
- a CDS encoding ribokinase — MIWNLGSINTDNFYLLPHLPAPGETLAALQFDQGLGGKGANMSVAAARAGARVEHIGAVGPNGSWAVERLLEYGVDTRHVSAIDIAMGHANINVDQNGENNIVLFAGANHGVTDQMIGAALTEASPGDILLMQNETLGQSYAATTAKTLGLRVIYAAAPFDAEATQLIMDQVDLLVLNEVEAAQLREATGKDLEDLPISDIVVTLGGDGCKWVSNKKKITESFAAYKVVPVDTTGAGDTFTGYLAAGLDRGMDIAAAIDLASKAGALMVMRHGTADVIPDLKDIQDHDFG, encoded by the coding sequence ATGATTTGGAATCTCGGCTCAATCAATACGGATAATTTCTATCTGTTGCCGCATTTGCCTGCCCCGGGCGAAACGCTCGCCGCGCTGCAATTTGATCAGGGGTTGGGCGGCAAAGGCGCGAACATGTCTGTTGCCGCTGCGAGGGCCGGGGCGCGTGTCGAACATATCGGGGCGGTTGGGCCAAATGGAAGTTGGGCAGTTGAACGCCTGCTGGAATATGGCGTGGACACACGGCATGTGTCAGCCATCGACATTGCGATGGGGCACGCGAACATCAATGTCGATCAGAACGGCGAAAATAACATCGTGTTGTTTGCCGGGGCCAATCATGGCGTGACAGACCAGATGATCGGTGCCGCGCTGACGGAAGCATCTCCAGGCGACATATTGTTGATGCAAAATGAAACGCTTGGGCAATCTTATGCAGCGACAACAGCAAAAACACTGGGGCTTAGGGTAATCTATGCCGCCGCACCCTTTGACGCCGAAGCGACCCAATTGATCATGGATCAGGTTGATTTGCTGGTTTTGAATGAGGTTGAGGCGGCACAACTGCGAGAGGCGACTGGCAAAGACCTAGAGGATTTACCAATTTCGGACATTGTCGTGACCCTAGGCGGCGATGGGTGCAAATGGGTCTCTAACAAGAAAAAAATCACGGAATCCTTTGCCGCTTACAAGGTTGTTCCAGTCGACACCACGGGTGCTGGTGATACGTTCACCGGTTATTTGGCTGCGGGTCTGGACCGAGGCATGGACATTGCCGCGGCAATAGACCTTGCGTCAAAAGCAGGGGCGCTGATGGTCATGCGCCATGGCACAGCGGATGTCATCCCGGATCTCAAAGACATCCAGGATCATGATTTTGGTTAA
- the msrA gene encoding peptide-methionine (S)-S-oxide reductase MsrA: MSHMNNLKTFALVTMIAIGLFAHSKTAHAAGSETILVAGGCFWCVEADFESVKGVKEAVSGFAGGKTANPTYKQVTSGGTGHYEAVQITFDPAVVSRDSILALFFRSIDPTDAGGQFCDRGASYRSAIFPNGPDQKAAAERAKAAAQVDLGQTVVTPILGPAKFYPADAYHQNYYKSSDRLAVSSVGIGVKKSVAYKRYRNGCGRDQRVKQLWGAAAPFTH; this comes from the coding sequence ATGTCACATATGAACAATCTCAAGACTTTTGCCTTGGTCACGATGATCGCCATTGGCCTGTTTGCGCACTCAAAAACTGCGCATGCGGCTGGATCAGAGACGATTCTTGTCGCAGGTGGCTGTTTTTGGTGTGTCGAAGCAGATTTCGAATCCGTAAAGGGCGTCAAAGAAGCCGTATCAGGGTTTGCTGGTGGCAAGACGGCCAATCCAACCTACAAACAAGTCACGTCAGGTGGCACCGGCCATTATGAGGCCGTGCAGATCACATTTGATCCTGCGGTCGTCAGCCGCGATTCGATACTGGCCCTTTTCTTTCGCTCAATTGACCCAACGGATGCCGGTGGACAATTCTGTGATCGCGGTGCCAGCTATCGATCAGCCATTTTCCCAAACGGGCCTGACCAAAAAGCTGCGGCAGAACGGGCCAAAGCGGCTGCACAAGTGGATTTGGGACAAACGGTGGTTACCCCGATCCTAGGCCCAGCCAAGTTTTACCCGGCAGATGCCTACCATCAGAATTACTACAAAAGCAGTGACCGACTTGCGGTCAGCAGTGTTGGCATAGGGGTCAAGAAATCTGTGGCCTACAAACGCTACCGCAACGGTTGTGGTCGCGACCAGCGGGTTAAACAACTTTGGGGTGCGGCGGCCCCGTTTACGCATTAA